ATTCGGCGCGTCCCGTGTGGCAGAAGATGATCGTCGTCTTCGCCGGTCCCGCCATGAACCTGATCCTGGCGCTCGCCATCATGCCGCTTGTCTTTCTCGTGGGACGGATGGAACCCAAATTCCTGGACGAGAAGCCGGTCTTGGTCGGGGTCCGCGCGGGTTCCGGAGGGGCGGACGCCGGCTTGCAGCCGGGGGATGAGATCCTCGAGATCGACGGCCGGTCCATGGCCACGTGGCGCGACGTGTTGGAGACGGTCGTCCTGCAGGCGAACAAGACGGTGACGCTGAAGGTGGGGCGCGGCGGAGAGACGCTTTCCCGGACGGCGGCCGTCGAGGAGTCGAAGGAGACCAAGGCGGGGACGCTCGGCATCGAGCCGTCTTATTTTATCGGCAACGAGCCCCTCGTGGACGAGGTCGTCCCGGGCGGCCCAGCCGACAAGGGCGGCGTGAAGCCCGGCGATGAGATCGCGGCCGTGGACCAGCAGCCGGTCGCGACGTGGACCGATATGACCGACAAGGTGGAGGCGGCCCAGGGCAAGGTCCTCGCCATCACGGTGCGGCGGGGAGGGGACCTGCGCACCGTCTCCGTGACCCCGGCCTACGACACGGGCATGAAGAAATGGCTGATCGGCATCCGCAAGGACGCCTCGCGGCACACGGAGCATTTCTCCCTCAAGCGGTACGGTTTCGCCGAGTCCCTCAAACGCGGTTTCGAAGAGAACGTCCGGTTGACGGGACAGACGCTCTCCGTCTTGAAGCGGCTGGTCACGCTGGATCTCTCCTATAAGGCCCTGGGAGGTCCGATCCGCATCGCCCAGGCCTCGGCGATGGCGGCCAAGTCCGGGCTTTCGGACTTTCTGTATTTCCTGGCTTTCTTGAGCATCCAGCTCGGCGTTTTGAATCTCCTGCCGGTCCCCGTCCTCGACGGCGGGCACTTTCTCTTCTTCGCGGTGGAAGGCGTCATCCGGCGCCCGGTTCCGGCGAAGGCGCGCGCGATCGCGGAGCAGGCCTTCTTCTTCCTCCTCATTTCGCTGATGCTGCTCGTGACGCTTAACGACGTCGACAGCGTCTGGGGCTTCCGCGAGATCCTGGGAAAGCTTCGCAACATCTTTTAGTTTCGTGAAAACACTAGGCATCGAGACATCCACCCTGACCGGAAGCGTCGCGCTGGTCGAGGACGGCCGGTTGCTGGGCGAAACCACGCTTTCGGTCTCGGTTCGCCATTCGGAGAGGTTGATGCCCGCGATTGAACACCTTCTGAGGGACGCGGAGGTCGCGCCTTCGGAGATCGACCTCTTCGCCGTCGCGGAAGGACCGGGCTCGTTCACCGGGCTTCGGATCGGGATTGCGGCGGCTCAGGGACTCGCCCTGGCCCATGGCCGGCCCGTGGCGGGCGTTTCCACGCTCAAGGGTTTGGCGATGAACGCCGCCGTGTTTCCCGGGCTTGTCGTTCCCCTCCTCAACGCCTTTCGGGGCGAAGTCTACTTCGGCGTCTACCGCATGGAGGGGGGGAGGCCGGTTCCCGTTCAGGAGGACGCGGTCCTGCCCGTCGCCGCTTTCTTGGAACGTTTCCGCTCTCTCGAAGGCGATACGCTCTTCCTCGGCGATGGGGTTGGTCTGTTGAAGGGGGACGGCGATCCGATGAAGGGACGGATGGCTCCGGCCCTCTTTGATGCCCCCAGGGCGGCCAATATCGCCCTTCTCGCCGAAGGTTCATCACCCTCCGCGGTTCTGCCCCGATACCTTCGAAAGCCCGTGTGAGCGGGCTAAAGCCCCGAAAACACCTTGACAAAGAACTCCCCGGACGGCCTAATGATTTCAATAGGTTATGAGTACATCCCCCACGAAAATCCAGTCGAACGAGATCTTGACGAAACCTGCGCCCGTCAAGATGACGGGGGCACAAATTTTTCTCAAGACTCTCGAGGACTTAGGCGTCGACACGATCTTCGGCTATCCAGGCGGCGTCCTCCTGTACGTCTACGACGAGATCTTCAAGCAGGATAAGATCAAACACATCTTGGTGCGCCACGAACAGGGCGCGACCCACATGGCGGACGGCTACGCCCGCGTGACGGGCCGCCCCGGCGTTTGCCTGGCCACCTCGGGTCCCGGGGCCACGAACACGGTGACGGGGCTCGCCACGGCGATGATGGACTCGGTGCCCATGGTCTGTTTCACCGGGCAGGTGCCCGTCCCGTTGATCGGCAACGACGCCTTTCAGGAGGCGGACATCGTCGGCATCACGCGTCCCTGCACCAAGCACAACTACCTGGTCAAGGACGTGAACGACCTGGAGCGCATCATCCACCAGGCCTTCTACATCGCGTCGACGGGCCGTCCCGGACCCGTCCTGGTGGACATCCCCAAGGACGTCACGCTCGCCACGGCGGAATACAAGGGGATCCGGAAAGTCGACATGCGCGGGTACAAACCCCAGGTCCTGCCCGCCTCGGGCAACATGGAAAAGGCGGTCGAACTGATCTTTGAATCCGAACGGCCCGTGCTCTACATGGGCGGCGGCATCGTCGCCTCCGGCGCCTCGGAGTTGGTGAAGAGGTTCGCCGAAAAACTGAACCTGCCGGTCGGCATCACCCTCATGGGCCTCGGAGGGTTCCCGGGCTCCCACGAGCTCTCGATGGGCATGATCGGCATGCACGGCGGCTATTGGGCCAACATGGCGATGAACAACGCCGACCTCCTGGTCGCCCTGGGCCCGCGCTTCGACGACCGCGTGACCGGCGACTTGAAGAAGTTCGCGGTGCGCGCCAAGAAGATCCATCTGGATATCGACGCCAGTTCCATCGGCAAGAACGTCGCCGTGGACGTGGCCCTGGTGGGCGACGCCAAGCAGGCGTTGGAGAAGCTTTTGGCGATCGTCGAACGCGATCCCGAAAGGGCCCGCAAGTACCGCGAGTCCATCCGGGCGTGGCACGGCCAGATCAAGAAGTGGCGCGAGGAGCATCCCATCTACTACCCGCAGGACATGAAGGGCGAGCTCCGGCCGCAGTACGTCATCCAGAAGATCTACGACGTCACGGCCGGGGAGTGCATCGTGACCACCGACGTCGGTCAGCACCAGATGTGGACGGCGCAGATTTTTCCGTTCAACAAGGCCCGCAAGTGGTGCACGTCCGGCGGATTGGGGACGATGGGCTACGGGCTGCCGGCCGCGCTTGGCGCCCAGATGGCCTGTCCGGACGAGACGGTCTTCTGCATCTCCGGGGACGGGAGCATTCAGATGAACATCCAAGAGCTGGCGACGGCGGTCCAGTACAAGCTCCCGGTCAAGACGGCCATTATCAACAATTTCTACCTGGGCATGGTCCGCCAATGGCAGGAATATTTCTACGGACACCGCTATTCGGAGTCGGATCTGACCGCCGGCATGCCGGATTTCGTCAAACTCGCCGAGGCCTACGGGGCGGTGGGGCTGAAGTGCAGCAAGCCGCGGGACGTCGAGCCGGTGCTGCGTGAGGCCCTCAAGGTCAAAAAGCCCGTTCTGATCGACTTCCAAGTCGCCAAAGAGGAGAACGTCCTCCCCATGGTGCCCGCTGGAAAAGCCCTAGACGACATGCTACTCGCTTGACTCGGAGGGGGCTTCGCCCCCTTCCGACGCCCAAGGACCGGCAAAGCCGGATCCTTGGGCTGCCTCCCCCAATACAGGGGGACGAAGTTGGAGAAGCTATGGAAAGAAAACACACGATCTCAGTTTTGGTTGAAAACGAATTTGGGGTCCTGGCTCGTGTTGCCGGTCTTTTTTCATCTAAAGGGTATAATATTGATTCATTGTCGGTCTCGGAGACCACCGACCCGACGCTCTCGCGGATGACCATCGTCACGCACGGCAGCGACCAGATCGTGGAGCAGATCATCAAGCAGCTGAACAAGCTCGTGAACGTGATCACGGTGGAGGACCTGACGCGCGAGCGCCACATCACCCGCGAGATGTGCCTGATCAAGGTCAAGCCCGGGGCGAAGGCGGAGGTCTTGAAGATCGCCGAAAGGCTCGGGGCGCGCGCCTTGGAGAACAATGCCCACGCCGTCGTCGTGGAGGTGACCGGCGACGAAGAGGACCTGCACAAGGCCCTGGAGGCCCTCAAGCCGCACGGCATCATGGAAGTGGTCCGCACGGGGATGATCGCGATTCAGAGAGGGGAACATGTCCTTGTCGGGGGCTGACACGGATGTCTCGCAGGTTCCGGTCATGCGGGGCGGGATGGGGATCGCCCGCGAAGGGATCCCCTTCATCCTGATCGCCCTGGGCCTCTCCGCGGTCGTATTCATCCTGGCCGGCCCCGTCGCGGGGGCCGTTTCGCTCGCGCTGCCGGCGTTCGTCGTCAATTTTTTTCGCGACCCGGAGCGGACCCCGCCGCCGGGCGAGGATCTCGTCGTGTCGCCTGCGGACGGGAGGGTCATCTCCGTCGCCGAGGTGGATGAGGGCCGCTATCTGAACCGGCGCATGAAGCGGATTTGCGTGTTCATGAACGTCTTCAACGTGCACGTGAACCGCGTCCCCATCTCGGGCTGCGTGGAAACGGTGCGCTACAATCCGGGCAAGTTCCTCATGGGTTACGCGGAGAAGGCGTCGCTCGACAACGAGCAGAACGCGATCGTAATCCGTGTCGCTTCCCGCGACACGGCGCTCGCTACAGCTCGTGAAGGAAGCCAGAAATCCGACGGGAGGGACGTCCTGTTCGTCC
The genomic region above belongs to bacterium and contains:
- the rseP gene encoding RIP metalloprotease RseP; protein product: MTILYFILTLGVLVFIHEFGHFLAAKKQGIGVEKFSLGFGPKLFGFRRGETEYKASALPFGGYVKLMGEDPNDSENAKIPREKNYSARPVWQKMIVVFAGPAMNLILALAIMPLVFLVGRMEPKFLDEKPVLVGVRAGSGGADAGLQPGDEILEIDGRSMATWRDVLETVVLQANKTVTLKVGRGGETLSRTAAVEESKETKAGTLGIEPSYFIGNEPLVDEVVPGGPADKGGVKPGDEIAAVDQQPVATWTDMTDKVEAAQGKVLAITVRRGGDLRTVSVTPAYDTGMKKWLIGIRKDASRHTEHFSLKRYGFAESLKRGFEENVRLTGQTLSVLKRLVTLDLSYKALGGPIRIAQASAMAAKSGLSDFLYFLAFLSIQLGVLNLLPVPVLDGGHFLFFAVEGVIRRPVPAKARAIAEQAFFFLLISLMLLVTLNDVDSVWGFREILGKLRNIF
- the tsaB gene encoding tRNA (adenosine(37)-N6)-threonylcarbamoyltransferase complex dimerization subunit type 1 TsaB, giving the protein MKTLGIETSTLTGSVALVEDGRLLGETTLSVSVRHSERLMPAIEHLLRDAEVAPSEIDLFAVAEGPGSFTGLRIGIAAAQGLALAHGRPVAGVSTLKGLAMNAAVFPGLVVPLLNAFRGEVYFGVYRMEGGRPVPVQEDAVLPVAAFLERFRSLEGDTLFLGDGVGLLKGDGDPMKGRMAPALFDAPRAANIALLAEGSSPSAVLPRYLRKPV
- the ilvB gene encoding biosynthetic-type acetolactate synthase large subunit; this encodes MSTSPTKIQSNEILTKPAPVKMTGAQIFLKTLEDLGVDTIFGYPGGVLLYVYDEIFKQDKIKHILVRHEQGATHMADGYARVTGRPGVCLATSGPGATNTVTGLATAMMDSVPMVCFTGQVPVPLIGNDAFQEADIVGITRPCTKHNYLVKDVNDLERIIHQAFYIASTGRPGPVLVDIPKDVTLATAEYKGIRKVDMRGYKPQVLPASGNMEKAVELIFESERPVLYMGGGIVASGASELVKRFAEKLNLPVGITLMGLGGFPGSHELSMGMIGMHGGYWANMAMNNADLLVALGPRFDDRVTGDLKKFAVRAKKIHLDIDASSIGKNVAVDVALVGDAKQALEKLLAIVERDPERARKYRESIRAWHGQIKKWREEHPIYYPQDMKGELRPQYVIQKIYDVTAGECIVTTDVGQHQMWTAQIFPFNKARKWCTSGGLGTMGYGLPAALGAQMACPDETVFCISGDGSIQMNIQELATAVQYKLPVKTAIINNFYLGMVRQWQEYFYGHRYSESDLTAGMPDFVKLAEAYGAVGLKCSKPRDVEPVLREALKVKKPVLIDFQVAKEENVLPMVPAGKALDDMLLA
- the ilvN gene encoding acetolactate synthase small subunit — its product is MERKHTISVLVENEFGVLARVAGLFSSKGYNIDSLSVSETTDPTLSRMTIVTHGSDQIVEQIIKQLNKLVNVITVEDLTRERHITREMCLIKVKPGAKAEVLKIAERLGARALENNAHAVVVEVTGDEEDLHKALEALKPHGIMEVVRTGMIAIQRGEHVLVGG
- a CDS encoding phosphatidylserine decarboxylase family protein, which gives rise to MSLSGADTDVSQVPVMRGGMGIAREGIPFILIALGLSAVVFILAGPVAGAVSLALPAFVVNFFRDPERTPPPGEDLVVSPADGRVISVAEVDEGRYLNRRMKRICVFMNVFNVHVNRVPISGCVETVRYNPGKFLMGYAEKASLDNEQNAIVIRVASRDTALATAREGSQKSDGRDVLFVQIAGLVARRIVCYLKGGERVTRGERFGLIRFGSRVDVYLPPQAEVRVKTGDKVKAGQSVLGRLT